A window of the Lolium perenne isolate Kyuss_39 chromosome 7, Kyuss_2.0, whole genome shotgun sequence genome harbors these coding sequences:
- the LOC127316192 gene encoding transcription elongation factor 1 homolog, which produces MAKRKSANSKMASRKKPAVKLDKIFCCPFCNHAGSVDCEIDRKEWFAVVKCFVCQESYSTKAHALTEPIDVYSEWIDECEKANQGVDVRRRRRRDSYA; this is translated from the coding sequence ATGGCGAAGCGGAAGTCGGCGAACTCGAAGATGGCGTCGCGGAAGAAGCCGGCGGTGAAGCTGGACAAGATTTTCTGCTGCCCCTTCTGCAACCACGCCGGGAGCGTCGACTGCGAGATCGACCGCAAGGAATGGTTCGCCGTGGTCAAGTGCTTCGTGTGCCAGGAGAGCTACTCCACGAAGGCGCACGCCCTCACCGAGCCCATCGACGTCTACAGCGAGTGGATCGACGAGTGCGAGAAGGCCAACCAAGGCGTCgacgtccgccgccgccgccgccgggactCCTACGCGTGA